From the genome of Pseudarthrobacter sp. NIBRBAC000502772:
GTGGCGTGCCACCAGGGCTGTCAGGATGCCGATGGGCCCGGCGCCGAAGATCACCACCCGCTCGCCGCCGGCCAGGCCGGCCCGGGATACCGCGTGGACGGCCACAGCCAGGGGTTCGGCGAGGGCGGCCTCCTGGAGGGGCACGGCGTTGCTGACCGGGATGAGCGCGGAGGCAGGCAGTGCCACGTACTCGGCGAGGGAGCCTGCGACGTCGATCCCGTACAGTTTCAGCGCCCGGCAGACGTGGGTGTCCCCGCCGCTGCACGGGTGGCATTCGCCGCAGTGGATGAGGGGCTCCACGGTGACCCGGGTGCCCGCCGCCGGGCCGGTCGCCGCCGCGACCTCCACGATGCCGGTGATCTCGTGGCCCATGACCAGGGGAGCCTCGGCGCGGGGGTGCGTTCCGTGCAGGATGGAAAAGTCGGAGCCGCACAGGCCGGTCATTTCCGTCCGGACCAGGGCCCAGCCTGAGGGGATTTCAGGAACGGGCAACTGCCGCGGTTCGATCGTGTCCGGCGCCGTCCACACAGCGGCGCGCATGGTGCTGTTCAGGAGTGCGGCGCTCATACCAGCACTCCTGCGTTCATCACGTTGCGCGGCATGCGTCCGGCGCAGACCTCGAGGACGTTTTCAACGGTGCGGCGTTTCAGTTCCGCATAGGATTCCTCGCTGTACCAGGCAGCGTGCGGTGTCAGCACGGCGTTTTCGCAGCCGATCAGCGGGCTGGTCAAGTCCAGGGGTTCTTCTTCGAAGACGTCCAGCCCGGCACCGTAGAGCTGGCCGCTTGCCAGGGCGTCGGCAACCGCAGCCGTGTCCACCACTCCCCCGCGGCAGGTGTTGACCAGCACGGCGCCGCGTTTCATCTGCGCGAGCACGCCGGCGTTGATCAGGTGATGCGTATGGGAATTGAGCGGAACGTGGAGGGACACCACGTCAGCGCGGGAAATCACTTCCTCAAACCCGACGACGGCGACGCCATCCGCCGTCGTCGTACCGATTTCCGCTAGCGGGTCAGACCCGATCACCGTGTAGCCCAGGCCCTTGGCCTTGCGTGCGGTGGCCGCGCCGATCAGGCCCAGACCCACCACGCCGAACACCCTGGTGGATATCCGGTGCAGGGGCTGGACCGGCAGCAGCGAGTGTTCCCCGCGGCGCATGCCGCGGTCCAGCCGGGTGATTCCGCGGGCCAGGCTGACGGCCAGTGCAATGGCGTGGTCGCTGACATCCTCGGTGCCGTAGTCCGGCACGTTGCAGACGGCGACGCCGCGGGCGGTGGCCGCCTCGACGTCGAGGGTGTCCACGCCCACGCCGTACCTGCCGATCGCCTTCAGCTGCGGCAGGGCCGCGAGGACGCGGTCCGTGATGGGGGCGTACTGGACCACGATGGCGTCGGCGGTGGCAGCGGCGGCAATAACGTCCTCCTCGGTCCGGCACTGGGCAAGGACCAGGTCCACGCCGGCGGCGTCGGCGACGGCCTGCTCGATGGCGATGGAGTCGTGGTCGCAGTCGGTGATAACGATGCGGGTGGGCGTGGCTGGCATTACTTGGCGTCCTCTTCTGTGAGCAGGTCACGATCGACGGTTTCGGGGGCTTTGATGGTGGTGACCAGGCTGATGCCCATCATGGCCATCATGTAGATGGCGACCGGGATCCAGGAGCCGCTGAACGCGGTGACCAGCGCCGAGCAGATGAGCGGTGCGATGCCGCCGCCGAAGACGGAGGAGAATTCCCGGCCCAGCGCGACGCCGGCGTAGCGGTACCGGGAACCGAAGAGCTCGGGGAAGTACGCTGCCTGGACGCCCACGGATCCCTGCGCGGCGAAGATGAAGCCGAGCACGATCACCAGCGAGATCAGGAACAGGTTTCCGGTGTTCAGCAGCAGGAAGGCCGGGACGGGGAAGACAAACAGGAACGCCGTGATGATGAGGTACATCCGGCGGCGGCCGAAGCGGTCGGAGAGGGTGCCGAAGGCGTAGGCCGAGACGCAGGCGAAGAGCGCGCCCACGAGCAGGACCTTGGGAATGAACGTTGCGTCAATCTTGAGCTGCGTGATCAGGTAGGAGCCCAGGAAGACCTGGAAGATGTACGAGTGCGCGTTGGCGCCCACGTTCATAAAGAAGACCCGGAACAGGCCCGCACGGCCGTTCTTGACGACGTCGGACACGGGAGTGGCGCGGACGGCGCCGGCGATCTCTTCCTTCTTTTCCTCAAAGACCGGTGATTCCTTCAGCTTGCGGCGGATCACGTAGGCGGCGATGGTGACGAAGATCGACGAGAAGAACACAAGCCGCCAGCCGTAGGCTTCCAGGGCTTCGCGGGGCATCATCTGCACCAGGATCCAGACGACGGCGCCCATCGCGGTGCCGGCGGCGGCACCAACGAAGACGAGCGAGGCGTAGCGTCCGCGGCTGCCCTTCGGCGCAGTTTCCGCCACCAGGACCACGCCGCCGGCCTGTTCGGCGCCGGCACCGAATCCCTGGAGGAAGCGGCAGGCAACCAGCAGCACGGGGGCCCAGATGCCCGCCTGCTCGTAGGTGGGCAGCAGGCCTATGGCGAACGTGGCGATGCCCATCAGGAAGAGCGTGGCAACCAGCACCCACTTGCGTCCCAGCCGGTCACCGTACTTGGAGAAGAAGAGGCCGCCGAGGGGGCGTGCCCCGAAGCCGACGGCGTAGGCACCGAACGCGGCGATGATACCGATGGCGGGGTCGATGTTCGGGAAGAAGATCTTGTTGAAGATGATCGCCGATGCGGTTCCGTAGATCACAAAGTCGTACTGTTCGAGCGCGGTGCCGATCAGGCCGGCCCATGCGGCCCTGCGGACGGGCGCCTTGTCGGTGGCCCCGGGGGCCACCTCATTGCCTTCGGGGTCCAGGACCGCCGACTTACTGCGAACAACATCGTTCTCAGCCACAGTTCACCATTTCTCTTTGGTGCCGAAGCACGTTTCCGATTATCGGGACGGCATCCCGAAAACTCCAAGCACGACTATATAGGTGTTATCGGCCAGATCACAAAGGCGGGTTAAACGGCAGAGGCACCCTGCCACCAATGGGGTGGACGGGTGCCTCTGTCTTATTTGCAGCCTTGGCTGCGGGGGTGCGGGGTTACGGGCGGGTGAGTGCCTCGTCGCGGGCTGGGGCCTCACTGCCGGCAAGGCGGGCGTCCGCGCCGGAATCCGTGGCGTCCACGGCGGACTTGGCCTCGGCGAACTTTTCGTTCAGGCGGGAGTGCCGCTGGCCGTAGGCGAAGTAGATCACGACGCCGATGACCAGCCAGCCGGCGAAGAAGATCCATGTCTCCACGGCGAGGTTCGTCATCAGGTACAGGCACAGGACGGCCGAAACCACCGGGAGGACCTTGCCGAACGGGACGCGGAAGGACGGCTTCAGGTCCGGGCGCTTTTTGCGCAGCACCAGGATGCCCAGGCTCACTACAACAAACGCCGACAGCGTGCCGATGTTGATCATTTCTTCCAGCAGGTCAACGTTGGTCAGGCCGGCCACAAGTGCTACGGCGGCGCCGCAGATGATCTGGAGGCGGACCGGCGTCGAACGCTTTTCGCTGGTCTTGGACAGCGCGCGGGGCAGCAGTCCGTCGCGGCTCATGGCCAGCACTACGCGGGACAGCCCCATCAGCAGCACCATGATGACGGTGGTGAGGCCAATCAGGGAGCCGAAGGCGATGACCTTGGCCGCGGTGGTGTTGCCGACGGCCTCGAAGGCGGTGGTGAGGGTGGGTGTCTCGGCTGCCGCGAGGTCCGTGTAGGACACCATGCCGGTGAGCGCGAGGGACACCAGGATGTAGAGCAGCGTCACCACGGCCAGGCCGCCGAAGATGCCCCGCGGCAGGGTCTTCTGCGGGTTCTTGACTTCCTCCGCGGACGTGGCCACGACGTCAAAGCCGATGAAGGCGAAGAACACCAGCGCGGCGCCGGCGAAGATGCCGAGCGTGCCGTACTGGGCGGGCGCGGCACCGGTGAGGAAGCCGAAGAACGACTGCTTCAGGACATCCGCGGAGCCACCGGCGGTGGGTTCCGCGGCGGGCACGAACGGCGTGTAGTTTTCGAACTTCACGTACGTGAAGCCCACCACGATCACAAACAGCACAACGGCGATCTTGATCAGGGTGAAGACGTTGCCCACACGGGCGGAGAGCTTGGTGCCCAGCACCAGGAGGACGGTGAAGACGGCAACGATCAGGAACGCGCCCCAGTAGAGGTCCACGCCGCCAAGAGACAGTGCGGGCGGCACGTCGGCCCCCATCAGCGCAAACACTTTGCTGAGGTAGATGCCCCAGTACTTGGCGATCACTGCCGCGGCGGTGAAAAGTTCCAGGATCAGGTTCCAGCCGATGATCCACGCCAGCAGCTCGCCCATGGTGGCGTACGTAAAGACGTAGGCCGACCCGGCGACCGGAATGGCGGTGGCGAACTCGGCGTAGCACATGATGGCCAGGGCACACGTCACGGCGGCAATGGCGAAGGACAACGTCACGGCGGGGCCGGAGAAGTTGGCCGCAGCCTTGGCGCCGACCGAGAAAATGCCGGCGCCGACAGCGACGGCGACACCCATGATCATCAGGTCCCAGCTGCTGAGCGACCGCTTGAGCTTGCGTCCGGGTTCATCGGCGTCGGCGATGGACTGCTCGATGGATTTGGTCCGGAGAAGGTTCATAAGGAGATCCACAATCCTGATAGGGGATGGAAACAGACTTACCAACTTTACTGTCCAGCCACTGGACGCTTCCAACCGTCCCGCATCGTGAGACACCCATAGTGCCGAAGTTAATTGCGAAAAACACCTTGAGGCCCTCCTTTTGGAGGGCCTCAAGGCTAAAGCATCGAACCGACTAGACCGGCCAGTCCATCAGCTTTGACCGGATCATGAACCGTTTGCCTTCCGGCGACTCAACCGAGAACCCGCTCCCCCGGCCCTGGACCACGTCCACGGTCAGATGGGTGTGGCTCCAGTAGTTGAACTGCTCCCTGGACATCCAGAACTCGAGAGGCTGCGGATCCAGGCCGTCGGCGATGTCGAACAGCCCCAGGAGGACGTCCGCTTCCGCGGTGATGAACTCCCCGGCCGGATAACACATAGGCGAGGACCCGTCGCAGCAGCCGCCGGACTGGTGGAACATCAGGGGCCCGTGCTGCCCCCACAACTTCCTGAGCAGTCCCAGGGCCTCGGCGGTGAGAGCCACGCGGGAGATGTCCTCCCCGGGCAGCGTCACCGCCGCGTCAAGCCTCGCCTCCATCATCAGTACTTGATAACGACGCGGCCGTCGATCTTGGCGTGCTTCATCTCGTCAAGAACGGCGTTGACCTCGGAAAGCTCCCGGGTGGAGACCGTGGGGTGGATCTTGCCCTCCGCGTAGAACTCGAGGGCTTCCTCCAGGTCCTGCCGGGTCCCCACGATCGAGCCGCGGACGGTCAGGCCCTTGAGCACAATCTCGAAGATCGGTGCCGGGAAGTCGCCCGGCGGCAGGCCGTTGAACACAATCGTCCCGCCGCGGCGGGCCATGCCGATCGCCTGGCCAAAAGCAGACGGGTGTACTGCGGTGACCAGGACTCCATGGCAACCTCCGGTTTCACGTTGGATGACTTCGACGGGATCTTCGTGCAGCGCGTTGACGGTGAGCTCGGCGCCGTGCTTCTTGGCCAGGGCGAGTTTGTCGTCCGCGATGTCCACGGCAGCAACCCGCAGTCCCATGGCAACCGCGTACTGGACGGCAATGTGCCCGAGTCCGCCGATACCGGAGATGGTGACCCACTGTCCGGGCCTGGCTTCGGTCATCTTCAGGCCCTTGTAGACCGTGACGCCGGCGCAAAGCACCGGTGCGACTTCAACGGGGTCCGAGCCCGCCGGGATGCGTGCGGCAAAGCGCGTGTCCACGAGCATGTACTCCCCGAACGAGCCGTCCACGCTGTAGCCGGCGTTCTTCTGTACTTCGCAGAGTGTCTCCCAGCCGGTGCGGCAGTACTGGCAGTCGCCGCAGGCGGACCAGAGCCAGGCGTTGCCGACGAGGTCGCCGACGGCGAGGTCGGTGACACCCTCGCCCAGGGCAACCACTTCGCCCACGCCTTCGTGGCCGGGGATGAACGGCGGTGTCGGCTTGACCGGCCAGTCGCCCGCAGCTGCGTGGAGGTCTGTGTGGCAGACGCCGGTGGTGATGACCTTGACCAGCGCCTCACCCCGGCCCGGGGTGGGAATGGGGAGGGTCTGGATCTGAAGATCCTTGCCGAATTCGGTTACTACTGCTGCTTGCATTGTCGTCGTCATTGGCGAAATCCTTGCGTAGATAAAGCGATGGTGCGGTGGAGGTGGTGCTGCCGTCCTGAGGGGTGGCCAGGACGGTGCAGGCGGGGACGGACCAGTGCTGATCCGTCCCCGCCCGGGCTAAGGGCGGCTTAGAAGAAGCCGAGCTTGTTCTCGTTGTAGCTGACCAGGAGGTTCTTGGTCTGCTGGTAGTGGTCCAGCATCATGGAGTGGTTTTCACGTCCGATGCCAGAGGACTTGTACCCGCCGAAGGCAGCGCCGGCCGGGTAGGCGTGGTAGTTGTTGACCCAGACGCGGCCGGCCTGGATCTCGCGGCCCGCACGGTAGGCGACGTTGCCGTTCCGCGACCAGACGCCGGCGCCAAGCCCGTAGAGGGTGTCGTTGGCGATGCCCATGGCGTCGTTGTAGTCGCTGAAGCGGGTCACGGAAACAACAGGGCCGAAGATCTCCTCCTGGAAGATCCGCATCTTGTTGTGGCCTTCGAAGATGGTCGGCTGGACGTAGTAGCCGCCGGCCAGGTCGCCGGGCATTTCGGCCCGGGCACCGCCGGTGAGCACCTTGGCGCCTTCCTGCTTGCCGATGTCGATGTAGGAGAGGATCTTTTCCAGTTGGTCATTGGAGGCCTGGGCGCCAAGCTGGGTGTTGGTGTCCAGCGGGTTTCCCTGGATGATTTTCTCCACCCGGGCCACGGCGTCGGCCATGAAGGAATCGTAGATGTCCTCCTGGACCAGGGCGCGGGACGGGCAAGTGCAGACTTCACCCTGGTTGAAGGCGAAGAGCGCGAAGCCCTCCTGCGCCTTGTCGTAGAACGCGTCGTTGGTGTCCGCGACGTCGTTGAAGAAGATGTTCGGGCTCTTGCCGCCGAGTTCCAAGGTGACCGGAATCAGGTTCTGGCTGGCGTACTGGCTGATCAGGCGTCCCGTGGAGGTTTCGCCGGTGAAGGCGATCTTGCGGATACGGGGGCTGGAAGCGAGCGGCTTGCCGGCCTCGACCCCGAAGCCGTTGACCACGTTGAGGACACCGGCCGGCAGGAGATCGCCGATAAGTTCCATCAGGACAAGAATGGACGACGGCGTCTGCTCTGCGGGCTTGAGGACCACGGCGTTGCCGGCCGCGAGGGCCGGGGCAAGCTTCCAGACGGCCATCAGGATGGGGAAGTTCCAGGGGATGATCTGGCCGACGACGCCGAGCGGCTCGTGGTAGTGGTAGGCGGTGGTGTCGTCGTCGAGCTGGGAGAGCCGGCCTTCCTGGGCGCGGACGGCCGAGGCGAAGTAGCGGAAGTGGTCCGCGGCGAGCGGGATGTCCGCGTTGAGGGTTTCGCGGATGGGCTTGCCGTTGTCCCAGGATTCGGCGACGGCGAGCATCTCGAGGTTCTCGTCGATGCGGTCGGCGATCTTGTTCAGGATGGCGGCGCGCTCGGCGACGGAGGTCTTGCCCCAGGACGGTGCGATCTTGTGGGCGGCGTCCAGGGCCAGCTCGATGTCTTCCGCGGTGCCGCGGGCCACTTCACAGAAGACCTTGCCGGTGACGGGTGTGATGTTCTCGAAGTACTGGCCCTTGACGGGGGCAACCCACTCGCCGCCGATCCAGTTCTCGTAGCGGTCCTTGAACGTGACCTTCGAACCCTCGGTACCGGGCTGTGCGTAAACAGTCATTGCTAGCTCCTTTGCTGTGCATGAAAGGTGGGCGCCTGATGATGGCGGCCGCCGTTGGTTTCAGCGTAGGAGTGTGAAGGTTGCAGTCAGGTTGCGCGGCTGTGATCCAGCTCACGGCCCTGGTGGTCAGGCGCTCAGTTCCGCTTCCAGCCGCTCAAGATCGGCGACGACGGCGGCCCGCTTGGGCGAGCGCGCCGGCAGCAGCTTCAGGGCGACGGTCCGGACGTCGACGTCGTCCCTCGCCTCCGGCAGGGCCGCGTACTTGAGCAGCGTCTCGGCACTGCCGTCCGTCAGGACCGCTTCGCGCATGAGCGAGGAGACCCTGTCGCGGAGGTCGATGATGCCCGGCGCTTCGGAGCGTGGCAGCACCGCGCCGCGGTAGATTTCCAGCGCAATGCGGTGGGCGCCGCGCTGCAGGCAGTTCAGCACCTGACCGCTGTCCGGGACCAGGTCCATGGTGAGTTTGTATGGCCTGGATTCGGGGACGGCGGCCGGGTTGAGCTGCTGGAGGATCTTGCGCAGCCGGACCATTTCCGCGCGGAGCGTCATGGTGGGGCCGTCGCCCGGGTAGAGCAGGACACTGAGCTCCTCGGCGCTCAGCCCGTCCGGGTGGGTGCTGAGCAGGGCGAGGATTTCACTGTGCCGGGCGGACAGCGCCACCGTTTTGCCTTCGATGCTGAGCAATGCCTGGTCGCGGCCCAGAAGCTGCAGGCTGTTGCGGTACAGGCTGCCTTCCTTGGCGCCGCCCGCTCCCCCGGCCCGCGCCGAATCCGATCTGGCCGCCGAACTGGCGTTCCGCCGTCGGGCCGGCCGGCTGGCAAGGGTGGCCGCCAGCTGCAGCCGCTCAACACGGAGCTGCGCCTGCGCGGCAGCGACGGTTGCCTCGACGAGCGACAGCGTGTGGGGCGCCACGGCACTGGCTTTGCCCGTGATGTCCACAACGCCCAGCAGCGCACCGGAATCCGGGTCGTGGAACGGGACGGCGGTGCAGCTCCACGCGTGCACGGACCGCTGGTAATGCTCCGCCCCGGAAATCTGGATGCCGCGGCCCAGGGCCAGGGCAGTGCCGGGAGCGCTGGTGCCCACGGTGGCCTCTGACCAGTCGGCGCCCGGCACGAACATCATGCCTTCGGCACGGCGCTGCAGGGCCGGATCGCCTTCCACCCAGAGCAGCCGGCCCACTTCGTCACCCACGGCAACGAGCAAGCCGCTGTCGTGGCTCGGCTGGACCAGGAGTTTGTGGATCACGGGCATGATGCTGGCCAGGGGGTGCTGCCGCCGGTATTCCTCGAGCTCGTCGGTGTCCAGGGCAAGGGGCGCTTCGGGGTTGTCCGGGTTGGCTTTCAACTTGGCGGACCGCTGCCAGGATTCCCGGATCAGCCTGCGCAGGCCGGGGATTTCCGGTGTGCCCGGAAACGCATGGGCGTCGAGCTGCTCATGGGCGGCCAGGGCATGACGCTGGGCAAGTGCAATTGCTTCGCCGCCGGACGTCGGCGGCAGGATCAGGTTCCTCATCGAACTCCCATCGGTCCTGCAAGTCTACGGCCGCCGGCGCGAAGCCTCCAGCGCCAGCCCCTCTTGCGCGAACGGACACTTGAGGCCCCTCTGGCTGGGGCCTCAAGTGTCCGTGCGCGCTGCCTGGGTGGGTGACGCTGGGTCAGGCGCGGGAGATGTTGATCATTTCCTCGCGCGGGACGACTTTGATGCGTTCACGCACGACGGCGGCGGTCCCGTCGGCGCCTGTCTCGCCTTCCGTCCACGCGGCGCCGAGGGCTGCTTCGTGCGCGTCCAGCTTGATCCAGCCCTCCCAGGTGGTGAACTCGATGCCGCGCTCCGTCAGGAGGTCGATGATGGCCTGCGGGTCCGGGTTCTGGGCGGGTGGCAGGGTGAGCCTGTCCTCCAGCAGGAAGCCGATGGTCTCCAGGGCGTCGCCCTTGGTGTGCCCGATCAGGCCGACCGGCCCGCGCTTGATCCAGCCGGTGGCGTAGATTCCGGGGACGGGGTTGCCGTCGGCGTCGAGCACGCGGCCGCCCTCGTTGGGGATCACTCCGCGTTTGGCGTTGTACTCCAGCTCGTCCAGTGGCGAACCGTGGTAGCCGATGGCGCGGTACACGGCCTGGACGGGGTAGTCCACAAACTCGCCCGTGCCTTTGACGTTGCCAGTGCCATCCAGCTCCATCCGCTCAAACTTGATGCCGGCCACCCGGCCGGACCCGCCGTCGTCGGGGTCCTGGTAGATCTCCACCGGGCTGTGCAGGAAGTGCAGGTGCAGGCGGCGGGAGGACGGCTCTTCCGCTTCGGCGTGCTCCTCCACGAGCCAGTTGGTCAGCGTGTTCACCATGGTTTTGATCTGGTTGTTGCTGCGGATGGCGTCATCGGAGGCTTCGTCGAACTCGAAGTCCTCCGGGTACAGGACAATGTCCACGTCCTTCATGTGGCTCAGCTCGCGCAGTTCCAGCGGCGTGAATTTGACCTGTGCCGGGCCGCGGCGGCCGAAGACGTGGACGTCCGTGACCGGGGAGTTCTTCAGGCCCTGGTAGACGTTGTCCGGGATTTCGGTGGTGAGGAGTTCATCGGGGTGCTTGACCAGCATCCGGGCCACGTCCAGCGCCACGTTGCCGTTGCCGATCACGGCGATTTCCTTGGCATCCAGCGGCCAGTCGCGGGGAACGTCCGGGTGGCCGTCGTACCAGGACACAAAGTCGGCGCCGCCGAACGAACCCTGCAGCTCGATGCCGGGGATGTCCAGGTCCGCGTCCTTGATGGCGCCGGTGGAGAAGATCACGGCGTCGTAGAAGGCGCGGAAGTCATGGAGGGTGAGGTCGCGGCCGTACGTGACGTTGCCCAGGAAGCGGATGTCGCCCCGGTCCAGGACCTTGTGCAGGGCGTTCACGATGCCCTTGATGCGCGGGTGGTCGGGGGCCACGCCGTAGCGGATCAGGCCGTACGGGGCGGGGTAAGCCTCAAAAAGGTCGATACTGACCTCAAAATCGCCGTCCTTGACGCCGTTGGACTTGGTCAGGATATCCGCCGCGTAAACACCCGCCGGTCCCGCACCCACAATGGCAACGCGGAGTGGACGTTTGGAGGTGGTTTCGGCTGGGTTGGACACCGGGAGCCCTTCTGGAAGGAGGATATCGCGCCGGAGGCGCTTAGTGCAGTGCACAGCGCAGTTGCGCACAATGTCCCATTCTAAATGTGTTGCAGCGGCACTACCTCGCTTTCCCGGTACAGCAGCGCCCGCAGCTCGGCTTCCGCGGAGTCCAGGCGTTTGGGGTCGATGGTCTCCCCCGCGGCAAAGTGGTCCAGCAGCCGGGGGTCAACATAGCTCTTCCGGGCGATCGACGGCGTGTTCCCCAGCACCGCGGCAGCCTCCAGCATGGCCACGCTGATGGCGCCCTTCCGCGCCGTAACGGTCGGTTGCGGGCCGCTGCGTGCCAGGCTGACGGCGGCGGCTACCGTCCCGTGCAGGGTCCGGAAGTCCTTGGCGGTGAAGTCCAGGCCCGTCCGCTCCTTGACGTAGGCATTGATGTCCGCGCTGGTGACCGGTCGCCAGGTCCGGCCCTCCTTGAACGCCAGCAGCCTGGCATTTCCACCGCGGCGCTTGAGCATCCGCACCAGGGCGGAGAGGTCGGCGTCGTGGATTTCCGACTCCCAGTCCTTCCCGCTCTTGGCCGGGAACCTCAGCTCCAGGCACTCGTTGCGGACGTGGACATGCGCACACAGGAGCGTGGCCAGGCCGCGGCTGCCGTTCTCGTTGGTGTACCGCTCGGACCCCACCCGCAGGGACCCGCTGTCCAGCATCCGGAAGGCCGCCGCCAGGACACGTTCGCGGCTGGGGCCGTCGCTGCGCAGGTCCAGGGTGACCAGCCGGCGGGCGGTGGGCAGCGACTCGGCCAGCTGCAGGGCGCGGTCGAACTTCACGCGGTCTTTCCGCTCCCGCCAGGCGGGGTGGTAGATGTACTGCCGCCGGCCCACCGCATCGAGGCCTGTCGCCTGGATGTGCCCGTTGTCGAACGGCGCAATCCAGACGTCGGTCCAGGCCGGCGGGATGCCGATGCTTTCCAGCCGTTCCCGGACAGGCCCCTGCTGCAGTACGGAGCCGTCCAGGTCCCGGTAGCTGAAGCCCGTCCCGGCGGGCACGCGACGGTAGCCGCGGCCGTTGGTGTTGCTGCGGCGGAGCCTCACGGGACGGCAACCTGCGGGG
Proteins encoded in this window:
- a CDS encoding zinc-binding dehydrogenase, with product MSAALLNSTMRAAVWTAPDTIEPRQLPVPEIPSGWALVRTEMTGLCGSDFSILHGTHPRAEAPLVMGHEITGIVEVAAATGPAAGTRVTVEPLIHCGECHPCSGGDTHVCRALKLYGIDVAGSLAEYVALPASALIPVSNAVPLQEAALAEPLAVAVHAVSRAGLAGGERVVIFGAGPIGILTALVARHQGAGSVLISEPSEARRQVAEELGFATVAPGDDPIQAILAATGGDGADIVFDSAAHSSVAAMLPRAVRVRGTVVLVGVYKKPVELDLQALTFAENTVVGVRVYTRAAVERAVELIEGRELGLDRIPTQVFALEDTRQAFDQAMASGRVLKVFVSPAAAPAPKTQESS
- a CDS encoding C-terminal binding protein, with product MPATPTRIVITDCDHDSIAIEQAVADAAGVDLVLAQCRTEEDVIAAAATADAIVVQYAPITDRVLAALPQLKAIGRYGVGVDTLDVEAATARGVAVCNVPDYGTEDVSDHAIALAVSLARGITRLDRGMRRGEHSLLPVQPLHRISTRVFGVVGLGLIGAATARKAKGLGYTVIGSDPLAEIGTTTADGVAVVGFEEVISRADVVSLHVPLNSHTHHLINAGVLAQMKRGAVLVNTCRGGVVDTAAVADALASGQLYGAGLDVFEEEPLDLTSPLIGCENAVLTPHAAWYSEESYAELKRRTVENVLEVCAGRMPRNVMNAGVLV
- a CDS encoding MFS transporter: MAENDVVRSKSAVLDPEGNEVAPGATDKAPVRRAAWAGLIGTALEQYDFVIYGTASAIIFNKIFFPNIDPAIGIIAAFGAYAVGFGARPLGGLFFSKYGDRLGRKWVLVATLFLMGIATFAIGLLPTYEQAGIWAPVLLVACRFLQGFGAGAEQAGGVVLVAETAPKGSRGRYASLVFVGAAAGTAMGAVVWILVQMMPREALEAYGWRLVFFSSIFVTIAAYVIRRKLKESPVFEEKKEEIAGAVRATPVSDVVKNGRAGLFRVFFMNVGANAHSYIFQVFLGSYLITQLKIDATFIPKVLLVGALFACVSAYAFGTLSDRFGRRRMYLIITAFLFVFPVPAFLLLNTGNLFLISLVIVLGFIFAAQGSVGVQAAYFPELFGSRYRYAGVALGREFSSVFGGGIAPLICSALVTAFSGSWIPVAIYMMAMMGISLVTTIKAPETVDRDLLTEEDAK
- a CDS encoding APC family permease, with protein sequence MNLLRTKSIEQSIADADEPGRKLKRSLSSWDLMIMGVAVAVGAGIFSVGAKAAANFSGPAVTLSFAIAAVTCALAIMCYAEFATAIPVAGSAYVFTYATMGELLAWIIGWNLILELFTAAAVIAKYWGIYLSKVFALMGADVPPALSLGGVDLYWGAFLIVAVFTVLLVLGTKLSARVGNVFTLIKIAVVLFVIVVGFTYVKFENYTPFVPAAEPTAGGSADVLKQSFFGFLTGAAPAQYGTLGIFAGAALVFFAFIGFDVVATSAEEVKNPQKTLPRGIFGGLAVVTLLYILVSLALTGMVSYTDLAAAETPTLTTAFEAVGNTTAAKVIAFGSLIGLTTVIMVLLMGLSRVVLAMSRDGLLPRALSKTSEKRSTPVRLQIICGAAVALVAGLTNVDLLEEMINIGTLSAFVVVSLGILVLRKKRPDLKPSFRVPFGKVLPVVSAVLCLYLMTNLAVETWIFFAGWLVIGVVIYFAYGQRHSRLNEKFAEAKSAVDATDSGADARLAGSEAPARDEALTRP
- a CDS encoding DUF779 domain-containing protein, which gives rise to MMEARLDAAVTLPGEDISRVALTAEALGLLRKLWGQHGPLMFHQSGGCCDGSSPMCYPAGEFITAEADVLLGLFDIADGLDPQPLEFWMSREQFNYWSHTHLTVDVVQGRGSGFSVESPEGKRFMIRSKLMDWPV
- the adhP gene encoding alcohol dehydrogenase AdhP, which produces MTTTMQAAVVTEFGKDLQIQTLPIPTPGRGEALVKVITTGVCHTDLHAAAGDWPVKPTPPFIPGHEGVGEVVALGEGVTDLAVGDLVGNAWLWSACGDCQYCRTGWETLCEVQKNAGYSVDGSFGEYMLVDTRFAARIPAGSDPVEVAPVLCAGVTVYKGLKMTEARPGQWVTISGIGGLGHIAVQYAVAMGLRVAAVDIADDKLALAKKHGAELTVNALHEDPVEVIQRETGGCHGVLVTAVHPSAFGQAIGMARRGGTIVFNGLPPGDFPAPIFEIVLKGLTVRGSIVGTRQDLEEALEFYAEGKIHPTVSTRELSEVNAVLDEMKHAKIDGRVVIKY
- a CDS encoding aldehyde dehydrogenase family protein, which translates into the protein MTVYAQPGTEGSKVTFKDRYENWIGGEWVAPVKGQYFENITPVTGKVFCEVARGTAEDIELALDAAHKIAPSWGKTSVAERAAILNKIADRIDENLEMLAVAESWDNGKPIRETLNADIPLAADHFRYFASAVRAQEGRLSQLDDDTTAYHYHEPLGVVGQIIPWNFPILMAVWKLAPALAAGNAVVLKPAEQTPSSILVLMELIGDLLPAGVLNVVNGFGVEAGKPLASSPRIRKIAFTGETSTGRLISQYASQNLIPVTLELGGKSPNIFFNDVADTNDAFYDKAQEGFALFAFNQGEVCTCPSRALVQEDIYDSFMADAVARVEKIIQGNPLDTNTQLGAQASNDQLEKILSYIDIGKQEGAKVLTGGARAEMPGDLAGGYYVQPTIFEGHNKMRIFQEEIFGPVVSVTRFSDYNDAMGIANDTLYGLGAGVWSRNGNVAYRAGREIQAGRVWVNNYHAYPAGAAFGGYKSSGIGRENHSMMLDHYQQTKNLLVSYNENKLGFF
- a CDS encoding helix-turn-helix domain-containing protein — its product is MRNLILPPTSGGEAIALAQRHALAAHEQLDAHAFPGTPEIPGLRRLIRESWQRSAKLKANPDNPEAPLALDTDELEEYRRQHPLASIMPVIHKLLVQPSHDSGLLVAVGDEVGRLLWVEGDPALQRRAEGMMFVPGADWSEATVGTSAPGTALALGRGIQISGAEHYQRSVHAWSCTAVPFHDPDSGALLGVVDITGKASAVAPHTLSLVEATVAAAQAQLRVERLQLAATLASRPARRRNASSAARSDSARAGGAGGAKEGSLYRNSLQLLGRDQALLSIEGKTVALSARHSEILALLSTHPDGLSAEELSVLLYPGDGPTMTLRAEMVRLRKILQQLNPAAVPESRPYKLTMDLVPDSGQVLNCLQRGAHRIALEIYRGAVLPRSEAPGIIDLRDRVSSLMREAVLTDGSAETLLKYAALPEARDDVDVRTVALKLLPARSPKRAAVVADLERLEAELSA